In Mesotoga infera, a genomic segment contains:
- a CDS encoding glycosyl hydrolase family protein encodes MLSFPDGFIWGVATAGHQIEGNNVFSDWYTWEHQGKVKNGDTSDIACGSWENLDRDIEAVKHLGVKAYRFSVEWARIEPKANRFEESALERYRDFCKALIENGIQPILTLNHFVLPQWFSDMGGWENRENLRYFRRFVSKIVEYMGRFIHFWVTVNEPNVYAVMSYLMGEWPPEIKDMGRAMKVLSNLLFVHSEAYDAIKEFYPTSMVGAAINMMPFFPLRKLHPGDRLVSNYLDRVYNYSYLDSLLKGKLVKPLGNGEATPEISSKLDFIGINYYTRIFVKYSKPLPKIAVGDEFEKTEMGYEFFPQGIEDVVLKAYKRYQLPIIITENGIADASDTRRWEYIERALTGVRNAMEKGARVFGYMYWSLMDNFEWKEGYSMKFGLYETVQETLELKPRESAGKFRDFISKSLT; translated from the coding sequence ATGCTTTCTTTTCCAGATGGTTTTATTTGGGGCGTTGCAACGGCCGGTCATCAAATAGAAGGCAACAATGTCTTCTCCGACTGGTACACCTGGGAACACCAGGGAAAGGTGAAGAACGGTGATACTTCCGATATTGCCTGTGGAAGCTGGGAGAATCTAGATCGAGACATCGAGGCCGTTAAGCATCTCGGCGTTAAGGCATACAGATTCTCAGTTGAATGGGCAAGAATTGAGCCGAAGGCCAACAGATTCGAAGAGAGTGCTCTCGAAAGATACAGAGACTTCTGCAAAGCTCTAATAGAGAATGGAATACAGCCGATCTTGACTCTCAATCACTTCGTGCTTCCTCAATGGTTTTCGGATATGGGAGGCTGGGAAAACAGGGAGAACCTTCGATATTTCAGGCGTTTCGTTTCAAAGATTGTTGAATATATGGGACGATTTATCCACTTCTGGGTAACCGTGAACGAACCGAACGTTTATGCGGTAATGTCTTACCTCATGGGAGAATGGCCTCCCGAAATCAAAGACATGGGCAGGGCGATGAAGGTTCTTTCCAACCTTCTGTTCGTTCATAGCGAGGCCTATGATGCGATAAAGGAGTTTTATCCTACGTCAATGGTCGGCGCGGCAATAAACATGATGCCTTTCTTCCCCCTGAGAAAGCTTCATCCCGGCGACAGATTAGTATCGAACTATCTGGACAGAGTCTACAACTATAGTTACCTGGATAGTCTGCTTAAGGGGAAGCTGGTCAAGCCATTGGGAAATGGAGAGGCAACTCCAGAGATTTCATCGAAGCTTGATTTTATCGGGATCAACTACTATACTCGCATTTTTGTCAAGTATTCGAAACCCCTTCCTAAAATCGCTGTGGGAGATGAATTCGAAAAAACGGAGATGGGATACGAGTTCTTCCCGCAGGGAATTGAAGACGTTGTCCTGAAAGCGTATAAGCGCTATCAGTTACCGATAATCATAACGGAAAACGGAATCGCCGATGCATCAGACACCAGGAGATGGGAGTACATAGAACGTGCACTTACAGGGGTAAGAAATGCAATGGAGAAGGGGGCGCGTGTTTTCGGGTACATGTACTGGTCTTTGATGGATAATTTCGAATGGAAGGAAGGCTACTCAATGAAATTCGGCCTCTACGAGACCGTTCAGGAGACGCTGGAATTGAAACCGCGAGAAAGCGCCGGGAAATTCAGAGATTTTATTAGCAAGAGCCTCACTTAG
- a CDS encoding integrase, with the protein MNFNESIERFKENMEFVRNMSSNTIGAYLSDLRHFECFLSNHDVDYTEVKRRDIELFVKEYSQGKYSKKRPSATTVARNLSTIRSFYTFLYISGIVGKVPTELIKNPKTRRRIPDYISHDEVMEILSSFRETNLGKRNRAIVATMYFCGLRVSEVCKLRLGDLRLGSSPAVRVMSGKGNRDREVPMNDQVLSILRDYLSIRKDFPVDEFEDHVFVGTRGEPMARNVIPKVLNTQVKVVYPDKRIHPHLFRHSFATQLLQKGASIKTVQELLGHANLSTTSIYLHITDREKRAAVQLLSD; encoded by the coding sequence ATGAATTTCAACGAATCCATTGAGAGGTTCAAGGAGAACATGGAGTTTGTCAGGAATATGTCTTCCAATACTATTGGCGCATATCTTTCCGATCTCCGCCATTTCGAATGCTTCCTCAGCAATCACGATGTCGACTACACCGAAGTGAAGAGAAGAGACATCGAGCTGTTCGTGAAAGAGTATTCGCAGGGGAAGTATTCCAAAAAGAGGCCTTCGGCAACAACTGTAGCGAGAAATCTTTCTACAATCAGATCCTTTTACACGTTCCTATACATTAGCGGAATAGTGGGCAAGGTTCCTACTGAACTTATAAAGAATCCCAAGACGCGGCGCAGGATCCCAGACTATATTAGCCATGATGAAGTCATGGAGATTCTCTCCTCTTTCAGGGAAACGAATCTCGGTAAGAGGAATAGAGCCATTGTAGCAACGATGTACTTCTGCGGGCTGAGGGTCAGTGAAGTATGTAAGCTCAGACTTGGCGATCTGCGTCTGGGAAGCTCTCCCGCAGTCAGGGTTATGAGTGGAAAGGGAAACCGTGACAGGGAGGTCCCGATGAATGACCAGGTTCTTTCCATCTTGAGAGATTATCTCTCAATAAGAAAGGACTTTCCTGTTGATGAGTTCGAAGATCACGTCTTCGTTGGAACTCGTGGGGAGCCAATGGCAAGAAACGTAATTCCCAAAGTGCTAAATACACAAGTAAAAGTAGTATATCCAGACAAAAGAATTCATCCTCATTTATTCAGGCATAGTTTTGCAACACAACTCTTACAAAAAGGTGCAAGTATAAAAACTGTACAAGAATTATTAGGTCATGCAAATTTATCTACTACAAGTATATACTTACATATTACTGATAGAGAGAAACGAGCGGCGGTACAATTGTTATCAGATTAA
- a CDS encoding UDP-N-acetylglucosamine 2-epimerase (non-hydrolyzing): MKMKKVALIFGTRPEAVKMAPVYLALRNSPLKPVVIATAQHREMLDQVLSLFGIEPDFDLNIMRQRQSLANLTSRLIDKLDEIYSENDFRTTLVQGDTTSTFAGALVSFYHKVPVGHVEAGLRTENVYDPFPEEINRRLNGVISTFHYPPTETAKRNLMNEGIREDHLLVTGNTVIDALLWVTDNKSKLTSGYREALGVEGDEYILVTMHRRENWGEPMREVMKAIKDVLIEFPNLKVVFPVHLNPAVREIVFPELEKHERIVLTDPLDYLPFVSLMEKSKLILTDSGGIQEEAPALGKPTLVLRRTTERPEAIQAGTARLVGTERKAVFGETVRLLSDPQEYSRMARATNPFGDGKASQRIVKHLCDSL, from the coding sequence ATGAAAATGAAAAAGGTCGCTCTGATTTTTGGGACCAGACCCGAGGCGGTGAAGATGGCTCCCGTATACCTCGCCCTCAGGAATTCACCTCTTAAGCCTGTCGTTATTGCTACTGCGCAGCACAGAGAGATGCTTGATCAGGTTCTCTCTCTTTTCGGCATAGAACCGGATTTCGATCTGAACATCATGCGCCAGAGACAGTCTCTGGCGAATCTCACTTCCAGGCTGATCGACAAGCTTGATGAGATCTACTCGGAGAATGATTTCCGTACGACTCTCGTCCAGGGCGACACGACATCGACATTCGCCGGCGCGCTGGTTTCTTTCTACCACAAAGTTCCGGTGGGTCACGTCGAGGCCGGACTCAGGACCGAAAATGTTTATGATCCATTCCCCGAAGAAATCAATCGGAGGCTGAATGGAGTGATCTCTACCTTTCACTACCCTCCCACTGAAACTGCAAAGAGGAACTTGATGAATGAGGGCATTCGGGAGGACCATTTGCTTGTGACAGGCAACACCGTGATCGATGCATTGCTTTGGGTGACCGATAACAAGTCCAAACTAACTTCCGGCTACAGGGAGGCCCTAGGTGTAGAGGGAGATGAGTACATTCTCGTAACGATGCACAGAAGGGAGAATTGGGGCGAGCCGATGCGAGAGGTCATGAAGGCCATTAAGGATGTTCTTATCGAATTCCCGAATTTGAAAGTCGTCTTCCCGGTTCATCTCAACCCCGCCGTTAGAGAGATTGTATTTCCGGAGCTGGAGAAACACGAGAGAATCGTTTTGACCGACCCTCTAGACTATCTACCATTCGTATCGCTCATGGAGAAATCAAAGCTGATACTTACCGATTCTGGCGGAATACAGGAAGAGGCCCCCGCACTTGGAAAGCCTACCCTCGTTCTTAGGCGCACGACTGAAAGACCTGAAGCAATCCAGGCAGGAACTGCAAGACTTGTAGGAACCGAAAGAAAAGCAGTATTCGGCGAGACGGTCAGACTTCTAAGCGATCCGCAGGAATACTCCCGGATGGCGAGAGCAACAAATCCCTTTGGGGACGGCAAGGCCTCACAGAGAATCGTCAAGCATCTCTGCGATAGTCTCTAG
- a CDS encoding DUF2461 domain-containing protein, which translates to MTEEKFSGFSSETLSFLIDLGINNNRSWMERNRDRYRRVLLEPFRSLVKSIGPFMEDLDPFIEISPQVGKTISRINRDARRNKGKTPYRTNMWFTFRVPVPDWKDSPGFFFELFPDWYRYGMGFYLPSRETMAKLHEEIQTNPKRFVDKTRILRESDFSVFGEKYKRRRKRDDVPTELLEWFQYRDFYIAANREADEVLLSSALVEHLRIAFSSLSELYEYFWELKMREGGDLP; encoded by the coding sequence ATGACTGAAGAAAAGTTTTCTGGGTTTTCCAGCGAGACGCTTTCGTTTTTGATTGATTTGGGAATTAATAACAACCGCTCATGGATGGAAAGGAACAGGGATCGGTATCGTCGAGTCTTGCTTGAACCATTCAGGAGCCTCGTAAAAAGCATCGGGCCTTTTATGGAGGATCTAGATCCATTCATCGAGATCAGCCCTCAAGTTGGAAAGACGATAAGCAGAATCAACAGGGACGCGAGGCGGAACAAGGGGAAGACTCCATACAGAACCAATATGTGGTTCACCTTCAGGGTTCCCGTTCCAGATTGGAAGGACTCCCCGGGCTTCTTTTTTGAGCTCTTTCCCGACTGGTACAGATACGGAATGGGTTTTTACCTACCTTCGCGCGAGACGATGGCCAAGCTTCACGAAGAGATCCAGACGAATCCCAAAAGGTTTGTTGACAAAACCAGAATCCTTAGGGAGAGCGACTTTTCAGTGTTCGGAGAGAAGTATAAGAGAAGAAGAAAGAGAGACGATGTTCCGACAGAGTTGCTGGAGTGGTTCCAGTACAGAGATTTCTATATAGCCGCCAATCGTGAGGCCGATGAAGTACTGCTTTCTTCGGCGCTTGTGGAGCATCTGAGGATCGCGTTCTCCTCACTCTCAGAGCTGTATGAGTATTTCTGGGAGCTAAAGATGAGAGAAGGCGGAGACTTGCCTTAG
- a CDS encoding PHP domain-containing protein, whose translation MIDIHNHTTFSDGRNSVEQVIRSAVEAGLRVIGISDHFDPYVCQEVCLQAEQIIGYLKEIRRFEGEFPIKILAGLELGLQSEGILWPGEEMDYYIYSVHTVPGKPDLKSLEDPWEIYLKEAILAVDLIDRPGFFGHLDFLRRHIPHGRPPKPGPLIDRLLMKLASNHVGLEVNTSGWMYGLGDPSPQSWVIERYLELGGNLLTIGSDSHRALQVGKYSDQAVSLLRGIGVEEVFYCEKGSYVPFSILGEE comes from the coding sequence ATGATTGATATACACAATCACACAACTTTTTCAGACGGAAGGAATTCTGTGGAGCAGGTAATACGGTCAGCAGTAGAAGCAGGACTACGGGTCATAGGTATTTCTGATCATTTCGATCCCTATGTCTGTCAGGAAGTCTGTCTCCAAGCTGAACAGATCATCGGCTATCTGAAGGAAATAAGACGTTTCGAAGGAGAATTTCCAATCAAAATCCTTGCGGGTCTTGAACTCGGGCTGCAGTCTGAAGGAATTCTCTGGCCCGGGGAGGAGATGGATTACTACATCTACTCAGTTCACACTGTCCCTGGTAAGCCTGATCTGAAGAGTCTCGAAGACCCGTGGGAGATCTACCTTAAAGAAGCTATTCTAGCCGTCGATCTCATAGATAGGCCGGGCTTCTTTGGACACCTGGATTTTTTGAGGAGACACATTCCGCATGGAAGGCCGCCGAAACCCGGACCCCTGATTGATCGTCTTCTCATGAAGTTGGCTTCGAATCATGTTGGACTAGAAGTGAACACTTCAGGCTGGATGTATGGACTTGGAGATCCATCGCCCCAGTCGTGGGTAATAGAAAGGTATCTCGAACTGGGTGGCAATCTATTGACAATAGGATCTGACTCTCACAGAGCATTGCAGGTCGGTAAATACAGCGATCAAGCCGTTTCATTGTTAAGGGGAATTGGAGTGGAAGAGGTATTCTATTGCGAGAAAGGCAGTTACGTACCTTTCAGCATACTGGGGGAAGAATGA
- a CDS encoding carbohydrate kinase: protein MKISVVGNVNIDLSAFIINSGNSEENRVREIMFSVGGSAANTAIMLNRLRKNVHLQGAVGKDQFGEMAIESLKREGVDTEHLSRLEGRTGFCFSAVSTDGQRHLFTYRGVNEANYSIDESSDFYHFGGIRPDQIERLIKNLRRPRFSYNPGGIVSFERGPQVAEIAAQSEILFVNESEWRYLEKLMTVKPLIIVTLGAEGARIENGPLVDAFEVKVVDTTGAGDAFNAGFLHGYLADRKVSNCLQIGNLLAALVVSRQGASPGFIYNDVQRLARIYNVSL from the coding sequence ATGAAGATTTCTGTGGTAGGCAATGTGAATATTGATCTGAGCGCCTTCATAATCAACAGCGGCAACAGTGAAGAGAATAGAGTCAGAGAGATAATGTTTTCGGTCGGAGGAAGTGCAGCAAATACGGCGATTATGCTCAACAGACTGAGAAAGAATGTCCACTTGCAGGGGGCGGTTGGAAAAGATCAATTCGGAGAGATGGCAATCGAAAGTCTGAAGAGAGAAGGGGTGGACACAGAGCATCTCTCCAGGTTGGAAGGAAGGACGGGATTCTGCTTTTCTGCAGTGTCTACCGATGGGCAGAGGCACCTCTTTACATATAGAGGCGTGAATGAAGCGAACTATTCGATAGATGAATCATCCGACTTCTACCACTTCGGAGGAATAAGGCCCGATCAGATTGAAAGACTTATAAAAAATCTTCGAAGGCCGAGATTCTCTTATAACCCCGGAGGAATAGTGTCTTTCGAAAGAGGCCCTCAGGTGGCCGAAATCGCTGCTCAGAGCGAAATTCTCTTCGTAAATGAGAGCGAATGGCGCTATCTAGAGAAGTTAATGACTGTAAAACCGCTGATTATTGTAACGCTGGGAGCTGAAGGAGCGAGAATTGAAAACGGTCCACTCGTCGATGCTTTTGAAGTGAAGGTAGTTGATACGACGGGAGCGGGAGATGCCTTCAACGCAGGCTTCTTACATGGGTATCTCGCTGATAGAAAAGTGAGCAACTGCCTGCAGATCGGGAATCTGCTTGCGGCTCTCGTTGTATCGAGGCAGGGAGCCAGTCCGGGCTTCATATACAACGATGTACAACGTCTTGCCCGTATATACAATGTATCGTTGTAG